One Desulfobaculum bizertense DSM 18034 DNA window includes the following coding sequences:
- a CDS encoding phage baseplate assembly protein V, translating to MSFQISELERRLAGLIRFGTVEAADYARARVRVRMGEAVTDWLPWLTLRAGNDRSWWALEPGEQVLVLSVSGDTSQGVVLGSIFQQAHPAPASSKDLDRREYFDGAVIEYDRAAHRLRANIPGDAELVASGDISANAGKNITGIAGIKVELTAPSITLNGGIFLNGPLTQGGGSGGGNAEFRGSLRTTGEIHSEDDVTSRVSLNGHTHPCPHGGTTGAPS from the coding sequence ATGAGCTTCCAGATCTCGGAGCTTGAGCGCAGGCTTGCCGGTCTCATTCGTTTTGGGACGGTTGAGGCGGCGGATTACGCCCGCGCTCGCGTGAGGGTGCGCATGGGCGAAGCGGTGACGGACTGGCTCCCGTGGCTCACGCTCCGGGCTGGGAATGATCGCTCGTGGTGGGCCTTGGAGCCGGGCGAGCAGGTCCTTGTTTTGTCAGTGTCTGGGGATACTTCGCAGGGCGTTGTACTTGGAAGCATCTTCCAGCAGGCGCACCCCGCACCGGCATCCTCAAAAGACCTTGACCGGCGGGAATATTTCGACGGTGCCGTAATTGAATACGACCGCGCAGCGCATCGCCTGCGTGCAAATATTCCGGGAGACGCTGAGCTTGTCGCTTCTGGCGATATTTCGGCCAATGCCGGGAAGAACATCACGGGCATAGCAGGAATAAAGGTGGAACTCACAGCCCCAAGCATCACGCTGAACGGGGGGATTTTTTTGAACGGCCCGCTCACACAGGGCGGCGGTTCTGGTGGCGGCAACGCGGAATTTCGCGGCAGTCTGCGCACAACCGGGGAAATTCACTCCGAGGATGACGTGACTTCACGCGTTTCGCTGAACGGCCACACGCATCCTTGCCCGCATGGCGGCACCACCGGGGCACCTTCATGA
- a CDS encoding baseplate assembly protein, producing MSGFSDIDLSQLPAPAVLEELSAEQIQSEILAEYQAKKPKHTALVESDPLFKLIEVFTYRELLLRQRVNDAARQVLLAYATGSDLDQLAALVPMQRKIEDPGNPDAYPPIPVLLEDDANFRRRVQLAPEGFSTAGPDGAYIFHAIAVSGVRDASVSSPKPGEVLVHILASDGDGTPSSELVKTVNSALNARETRPLTDQVIVKPAELISYSVNAVLHVRPGPSAEEVESAAREALKSAVARAHVLGAGMPLSKIYAALQVEGVARVELTSPAADVACTASQAALCTAQNVSVQRG from the coding sequence ATGAGCGGATTTTCAGACATTGATCTCTCGCAGCTTCCAGCGCCTGCGGTTCTGGAGGAACTGAGCGCCGAGCAAATACAAAGCGAAATTTTGGCCGAGTACCAAGCGAAAAAACCAAAACATACGGCACTCGTGGAGTCTGACCCGCTTTTCAAGCTTATTGAGGTGTTCACATACCGTGAACTTTTGCTGCGCCAGCGCGTGAACGATGCGGCTCGGCAGGTGCTTCTGGCCTATGCGACTGGCTCTGATCTGGACCAGCTCGCGGCCTTGGTTCCTATGCAGCGAAAAATCGAAGACCCCGGCAACCCAGATGCATATCCGCCGATACCAGTGCTTTTAGAGGATGATGCGAATTTTCGTCGGCGCGTACAGCTTGCTCCGGAGGGCTTTAGCACGGCCGGACCTGATGGCGCGTATATCTTCCATGCGATCGCCGTGAGTGGCGTTCGGGACGCCTCTGTAAGCAGTCCAAAACCCGGCGAGGTGCTCGTGCATATTCTCGCCAGTGACGGGGACGGAACGCCAAGCTCGGAGCTGGTGAAAACCGTGAACTCCGCGCTCAATGCTCGCGAGACTCGACCCCTCACAGATCAGGTCATTGTGAAGCCTGCGGAGTTGATTTCCTATTCTGTGAACGCCGTCCTGCATGTTCGTCCCGGGCCGAGTGCCGAAGAGGTCGAAAGCGCAGCACGTGAAGCCCTGAAAAGCGCCGTGGCACGGGCGCATGTGCTGGGTGCAGGTATGCCGCTCTCGAAGATTTACGCAGCCTTGCAGGTGGAAGGCGTGGCGCGTGTGGAACTCACTAGCCCGGCGGCGGATGTTGCCTGCACTGCGAGTCAGGCTGCGCTGTGTACTGCTCAAAATGTGAGCGTGCAGCGTGGCTAG
- a CDS encoding GPW/gp25 family protein has product MMGVNAENGKSLSGRAHLRQSIRDILTTPLGSRVLRRDYGSRLPRLVDAPLNHETQIEFYAATAEALAKWEPRFRLEKVQVDRSGSGRIVLELTGVYLPDGKPIHMDGILV; this is encoded by the coding sequence ATGATGGGCGTGAACGCAGAAAACGGGAAAAGCCTTTCTGGGCGGGCGCATTTGCGCCAGTCCATCCGCGATATTCTGACCACGCCGCTCGGCTCGCGAGTCCTGCGCAGGGACTACGGCTCACGCCTTCCGCGCCTTGTGGACGCGCCGCTCAATCATGAAACGCAGATAGAATTTTATGCAGCAACGGCCGAGGCTCTCGCCAAATGGGAGCCTCGCTTTCGGCTGGAGAAAGTGCAGGTGGACCGCTCCGGTTCCGGGCGCATCGTGCTTGAACTTACAGGCGTGTACCTGCCAGACGGCAAGCCCATTCACATGGACGGAATACTCGTATGA
- a CDS encoding phage tail protein I, whose amino-acid sequence MASLHLLPPNATPAERAFSEGTTRIDRIPVPIARLYNPDDCPVEFLPWLAWALSVDAWESSWSEAQKRAAVRNAIWIHKHKGTRGAVDRAVRALGYRVRIREWWQERPKTERFTFTIDIEVDDRGVSPDLYAMLTRVVLKAKNTRSHLTGFQVTESVQGGCSVGGAFQSGEELTVLPWMTHEVLQSTNLSAACAITEYLSITVQPR is encoded by the coding sequence GTGGCTAGTTTGCATTTGCTTCCACCCAACGCAACGCCCGCAGAACGGGCCTTTTCTGAGGGAACAACCCGCATTGACCGAATCCCGGTGCCCATTGCCCGGCTCTATAATCCGGATGATTGTCCGGTGGAATTTTTGCCGTGGCTTGCATGGGCGCTTTCCGTGGATGCGTGGGAAAGCTCGTGGAGCGAGGCGCAAAAGCGGGCCGCCGTGAGAAATGCGATCTGGATTCACAAGCATAAGGGCACGCGCGGCGCGGTTGATCGCGCTGTCCGGGCGCTTGGCTATCGGGTGAGAATTCGCGAATGGTGGCAGGAACGGCCGAAAACAGAGCGCTTTACCTTCACCATTGATATTGAGGTGGATGATAGGGGCGTTTCGCCGGATTTGTACGCCATGCTTACGCGCGTGGTGCTCAAGGCGAAAAATACGCGCTCGCACCTCACGGGCTTTCAGGTGACGGAAAGCGTGCAGGGCGGGTGCTCTGTTGGCGGTGCCTTCCAGAGTGGCGAAGAACTCACCGTGCTTCCGTGGATGACCCACGAGGTTCTGCAAAGCACGAATCTCTCCGCAGCCTGCGCCATAACTGAATATTTAAGCATTACTGTCCAACCGCGATGA